The Thermosynechococcus sp. genome has a segment encoding these proteins:
- the dnaB gene encoding replicative DNA helicase, producing MIQEPSFQPDSQLIPPQNLEAEEWILGGILLDPEAINRVVDILPVEAFYLKAHREIYRAAVSLHSRGSPTDLLCVTAWLQDQELLEKVGGQAKLAELVERTVSAINIDRYALLVKEKYLRRKLIEAGNQVVKLGYDTSLSLNTILDRAEQQIFSVTQDRIQQGLTRTDEILTRTFTELEQRAIGNIQPGLFCNFYDLDNITQGFQRSDLIIIAGRPSMGKTAIALQIARRIAEIHNLGVAIYSLEMSKEQLVQRLLASEARIDSNYLRAGRISQHQWEPLSRAIGILSQLPIYIDDTPNPTLGEIRSTARRLHAEHPNGLGLILIDYLQLMGGEETSEGRVQELSKITRSLKGLARELNVPVIALSQLSRSVESRQNKRPLMSDLRESGSIEQDADLVILLYRDEYYNPDTPDRGICELLIAKHRNGPVGTVKLLFDPQYTRFENLARD from the coding sequence ATGATTCAGGAGCCAAGTTTTCAGCCCGATAGCCAACTGATTCCCCCCCAGAACCTCGAAGCGGAAGAGTGGATCTTGGGGGGTATTCTCTTAGACCCGGAAGCCATCAACCGTGTGGTGGATATTTTGCCGGTTGAAGCCTTTTATCTCAAGGCCCACCGCGAGATCTATCGGGCGGCGGTCTCCCTCCACAGCCGCGGCAGCCCTACGGATCTGCTGTGTGTCACTGCTTGGCTACAGGATCAGGAGCTATTGGAGAAAGTGGGTGGGCAGGCCAAACTGGCAGAATTGGTGGAGCGGACGGTCAGTGCCATTAACATTGATCGTTACGCCCTATTGGTCAAAGAAAAGTATTTGCGCCGCAAACTCATTGAAGCGGGCAACCAGGTGGTCAAGCTGGGCTACGATACCAGCCTTTCGTTGAATACCATTTTGGATCGCGCCGAACAGCAAATCTTTAGCGTTACCCAGGATCGCATTCAGCAGGGATTGACGCGCACCGATGAAATTCTTACCCGCACCTTCACGGAATTGGAGCAGCGGGCGATCGGCAATATTCAGCCGGGTTTATTCTGCAATTTTTATGATCTGGACAACATCACCCAAGGCTTCCAGCGATCGGACTTGATTATTATTGCGGGGCGTCCTTCCATGGGTAAGACGGCGATCGCCCTGCAAATTGCCCGTCGCATTGCTGAAATTCACAATCTGGGGGTGGCTATCTACAGCCTTGAAATGTCCAAGGAGCAACTGGTGCAACGCCTCCTCGCCAGTGAAGCCCGCATTGACAGCAACTATTTACGGGCGGGGCGCATTAGCCAACACCAGTGGGAACCCCTGAGTCGAGCGATCGGGATTCTCTCGCAGCTGCCCATCTACATTGACGACACCCCGAATCCCACCCTTGGGGAAATTCGCTCCACTGCCCGTCGACTCCACGCCGAGCATCCCAACGGCCTCGGCCTCATTTTGATTGACTACCTGCAACTGATGGGCGGTGAAGAAACCAGTGAAGGCCGCGTCCAAGAACTCTCCAAAATTACCCGCTCCCTCAAGGGACTGGCGCGGGAACTCAATGTTCCCGTCATTGCCCTTTCTCAACTCAGCCGCAGTGTGGAATCGCGGCAAAACAAGCGCCCCCTGATGTCCGACTTGCGGGAATCGGGATCGATTGAACAGGATGCTGACCTCGTCATTTTGCTGTACCGCGATGAATATTACAATCCCGATACACCCGATCGCGGGATCTGTGAACTCCTGATTGCCAAACACCGCAATGGCCCTGTGGGCACAGTAAAGCTGCTCTTTGACCCCCAATACACCCGCTTCGAAAACCTTGCCCGCGATTAG